Genomic segment of Panicum virgatum strain AP13 chromosome 9N, P.virgatum_v5, whole genome shotgun sequence:
tccaatggcggaccgtccgtagtaCAATTCTGCgaaaccaccagagacaacatcgtctctggacaacttctaacctgacctgcggaccgtccgaccctcctaggcggaccgtccgtgacTCCTGTCTTCCAACACCGCATAACAGGCGGCAGCAAGCGCAGCGGCGGCCGTTTACCGGTGCCGGCGACGCACAACGGGAGGGGAAAAAGGCCAGGGAGCGCAagtaactcaccacgaatccattccctcGGTCGGTTCGGGCGGAGGATGACCGGAGAAGTGGATCGACGGTGGTGCAAAGCTTCAAgcggctccaatggtgaccggcggtggttggggcgattccggccgggaaGAAGCCGGGCCGGGGgttggagaaggtggaggaggtgctggggaAGGTGCTCACACGCGGAATCGAGgtatggtggccggaggagggagatcgaaggAAGGGGGCGACAGCGGCGCGAGCGGACGAGCTCCGCTCGCCACTGATCAAAGTGAGGAGGAGAAAAGAGGAGGAAATGACAGGCGGGTCCTACATCCAGATAAATATTTGGGTGTTgcctgggcggaccgtccgccgctccctagcggactgtccgcgaggctGGATGTTACACATCAACACAATTTCCAAGAAACTCCTCCATTGGAACAACAGCAAGATTTAAGTTATCACCCCCATGCTCCATGTCCCATTCAAGAGACAACCTCTTTTTCCCTGTACCACTAGTGTTTTTCTTCtcattttctaaaattttcctTGGGCTACTTGCATCATCCTGGAGATCACGTTCTTCAACAGAATTTTCTTTTCTCTCGCGAGAAGTAAATATCCTTGTATTAGAATTCAACTTCCTTCTAGCCTCCTGATTAGAAAATTTTAAGCCCCCATTTCCTAATACATCATTCCTGTTCCCCAAGATTTTAGATACATTAACTGGACCGCCATTCTTAGCTTTAACTCGCCTGTCAGGAGAAGCAATTAACCGGTCCCCATACTGAAAATCCTTCTCATCGTGCACTCCATCCCCACATTCATTTTCTGTATGGCCTAGCAAACCACACACAGCACAGAAACGAGGCATCTTCTCATATTTGACCTTAAAAAACTCCTTCCTTTCTACACCTCCTTTGCGTATGTCCACCTTCAGCACCCTAGTTAGGGGTTTTTGGAGATCAATTTTGAGACGAACCCTCAAGAAATTCCCCCAACCCCAACCATCTTCATCAACCTCTACCTTCACCACCACACCAATGCGGTCAGCTAATTTCTTCCCGATACTTTTGTTCATGAATGTTAGCGGCATGTCATAGATACGTGCCCATACCGCTAAACCTCTGAAAGAAATCGCAGAGGGTCCAGTTACACCATCATACTCCTCAATAAGCACCGCATTTCCCCTAAAAATACAGGGACCTTCCTCCATCACCTTCATCCAATCACCCTTGCAGAAAAATTGGAGGACAAATAAATTATCCCCCAACGCTTTGAACTTCACTTCCTTGGCCAAACTCCATGCATACTTCATATTCCCAATGAAAGCAGTATGGCTAAAAGGTTTTGAGGTTTTGACCATAGCCAAAGCAACCCACTTGGATTGAGCACACAGAACATCGAGATCCTCGTCCAAAACAATATCCGCCTTCTCATTGTCGGTGCCCTgtaactggggtacccactcctactgtgccaagactcgcgtagttatccgtaactacgccctaaggagttGAGCAGCCAGACCCCTGGgatccgactccatctcaccggaccaacggtctcggacccgcttcccgctcgagGACAgttccggtgtcaccacgtgtcccagatgTGGAAAtactcagcacctgtggccgcggacccagaccctcgcaggtgggtccgggacctccacgtgccatccggactcccgcagatgggtccgggacctccacgtgcctatccggacccccgtgagctctcgccTCAGCTAGctactcgggaggggtccggagccgccacgtgtcacgcagatgCGGGCACGGGCGCAAGCCATCTGCTGGAAGcttcctcacccacccgcattaagtgcgagcggttgaggtgtgctctgctgccgctgggcacggggcagcttttgtcagtccacactgtggatcgccagttaccgaggcggctcgtcagttaccaaggcaagcattaaagactcagcgccgcgcgcatggcAACAAGTCATGATGACCAACTACTAACTGGAgtaacagtgcacgctgctacagcgaactgagtcagtagttcggcgcttcatcatgacctcgacgcgcggctccagaggctagactctactccgataggacagctcaagaccatccctggttagaagctacgcacgaaagccgacgataagatctccggatctgaggcattgaaggccaaagtgtagtttataatatatCGTCGGGCCCACCtttcggggccccgctcagtgtacgtgctcccatTAGACATATAAAAgagagagcacgcccgctagaacaggGGGGACACgaggttccacaagttttcacacatgcagagataggcatagctcctcccccggcttgcacacaagctcaggcaatacatcacacagtggacgtagggtattacgctccggcggcccgaaccactctaaatccttgtgtgcttccgtgttcttacgcctctagatcgagaATTCCTTGACTGCCTCCAagcacatcctacacttaggattaggcgggtgcattccgccacccgactGTGGTTTTCCACACCACAACACTCATCATCACGCAGATCAAGATGCTGAAGCAGTGCGTTCAGATCATCTGTGTGCTTACCTCTCGAAGTACCCCTCTCCAAGCGGTCTCCCTCTTCTTGTTCTGCCATTCCCCTTTCCCTTCCAATCTCCTCTTTTAAGCAATCGATCCACAGCTAGAGAATTGCAAGCTCGATTGATAAGGAGCAGAATCGATTCAGATATGAGAATCACCCTAGAAACACCCTAGGGTAGCACCAATCTCCAGAGAGTTCTTCCCCTTTCTGGAGCATGCGTTACAAGTGATTTCTTCTTCACGGCGATCATGTGAGATCGAGGACCCAGAGCACGCTGAGATTACAGCCAGGCCGGCCCGAGCATCTGTACCTCAGCTGTCGCAATTCGATTACTGTTTTATCCAAGGGACGTCGCTGTTGTCCTCTCGAACATGGCAGCCGTGAGCCGGCCGGTGCCATTCACCCACAGACCCACTGTAACCgcacgagaaaaaaaaaacggttGGAAATCAAACACCGGGAGAAAAACACGGGCCTTCTTCTATACTATTCTATACTATAaattctatactataaaagatgaaaaatttaaaaataattattactCACTTTAATCCACCCACTCTTCTCACAAAGTACCTCTTTTAGACCTACATAAAAGATCTTAGTACTTGATCAAACCTCGAAACAccataaaaaaaaatatttctgccCCAAATGCAATTCTTTTGTTACCGGGGCT
This window contains:
- the LOC120688694 gene encoding uncharacterized protein LOC120688694, which gives rise to MEEGPCIFRGNAVLIEEYDGVTGPSAISFRGLAVWARIYDMPLTFMNKSIGKKLADRIGVVVKVEVDEDGWGWGNFLRVRLKIDLQKPLTRVLKVDIRKGGVERKEFFKVKYEKMPRFCAVCGLLGHTENECGDGVHDEKDFQYGDRLIASPDRRVKAKNGGPVNVSKILGNRNDVLGNGGLKFSNQEARRKLNSNTRIFTSRERKENSVEERDLQDDASSPRKILENEKKNTSGTGKKRLSLEWDMEHGGDNLNLAVVPMEEFLGNCVDV